The Nitrospira sp. KM1 genome includes a window with the following:
- a CDS encoding heme peroxidase family protein, producing MSSRALFIAVTAIMAATVDAGFMLPAIAQDSTRNSVHVTRPTRPQQPDDKFTRMFPGLPSFSPQTDEVRDRMKKLGALGGVLDAGDNLTDPIQSIANPDVFSPHNPDNPNMTAGVTFFGQFLDHDITLALKAPLLERTDPRRTTNFRSAAFDLDSVYGDGPDGSPELYDRSSGDIKFRIEAIPGSELASKKGATRYDLPRDPNNNAIIGDSRNDENVVISQFHLAMLRFHNAVVDNLRANPAFAHQSAQQVFRQAQKMVRWHYQWIILNEFLPLTIGQDRVDDIMKRGLKYYRVDNRTLDADFRNSRKDPLIPVEFAVAAYRFGHSQVRPSYRLNFGPDGGSPFFAFVFDDTQDPNSPDPADLRGGKRAPRRFIDWQTFFNFGDSNSRSNKKIDAKLSSPLMMLLGSRGPAPGMPDDGVQSLASRNLMRHVNFGIPSGQAIARVMNLPVLTPAQLSDFASAGMDKSTPLWCYLLKEAEVMESGLRLGPVGSRIVGEVFIGLLKADEDSYLASQPRWKPVLPSATPGDFRITDLLKLAGVVPPLN from the coding sequence ATGTCTTCGCGTGCACTGTTTATTGCCGTGACAGCCATCATGGCTGCAACCGTGGATGCCGGGTTTATGCTGCCGGCTATAGCCCAAGATTCCACCAGAAATTCCGTTCATGTGACTCGTCCCACACGCCCGCAGCAACCGGACGATAAGTTCACCCGGATGTTCCCTGGTCTCCCGTCCTTTTCGCCTCAAACCGACGAGGTTCGAGACAGGATGAAAAAGCTCGGCGCACTGGGCGGTGTGCTCGATGCCGGAGACAATCTGACCGATCCGATCCAATCCATTGCGAACCCAGATGTCTTCAGCCCTCACAACCCGGATAACCCAAACATGACGGCGGGCGTGACGTTCTTTGGTCAGTTTCTGGACCACGACATTACGCTGGCCCTAAAGGCCCCTTTGCTTGAACGGACGGACCCCAGACGGACAACCAATTTCCGGTCGGCGGCTTTTGACCTCGACAGCGTGTACGGTGACGGACCAGACGGCTCTCCCGAGTTGTATGACCGCTCATCCGGCGACATCAAGTTCCGGATCGAGGCCATTCCTGGATCCGAATTGGCCTCAAAGAAAGGCGCCACGCGGTACGATTTGCCGCGCGACCCCAACAACAATGCCATCATCGGAGACAGTCGGAACGATGAAAACGTCGTGATCAGTCAGTTCCATCTCGCCATGCTGCGGTTTCACAACGCCGTGGTGGACAATCTTCGTGCAAACCCGGCGTTTGCCCATCAATCGGCACAACAAGTCTTCCGGCAAGCGCAAAAAATGGTCCGCTGGCACTATCAGTGGATTATTCTCAACGAATTTCTGCCGCTCACGATCGGACAGGACCGTGTCGACGATATTATGAAAAGAGGTCTGAAATATTATCGAGTAGACAACCGCACGCTGGATGCCGACTTCCGTAACTCGCGAAAAGACCCGCTTATCCCTGTCGAATTTGCCGTCGCCGCATATCGCTTCGGCCACTCGCAGGTCCGGCCAAGCTATCGACTCAACTTCGGACCGGACGGCGGTTCGCCGTTCTTTGCCTTCGTGTTCGACGATACGCAGGATCCCAATAGTCCGGATCCGGCCGATCTGAGGGGCGGGAAACGGGCCCCGCGCCGGTTCATCGACTGGCAAACCTTCTTCAATTTTGGCGACAGCAACTCCCGGTCCAACAAGAAGATCGATGCCAAGCTCTCAAGTCCGCTCATGATGTTGCTCGGTTCGCGTGGACCGGCTCCAGGCATGCCGGACGACGGCGTGCAATCCCTTGCCTCACGTAACCTGATGCGTCACGTGAATTTCGGCATTCCTTCCGGTCAAGCCATTGCCAGGGTCATGAACCTGCCTGTTCTGACGCCTGCTCAATTGTCGGATTTTGCTTCAGCCGGTATGGATAAGAGCACACCGCTGTGGTGCTATCTTCTGAAGGAAGCAGAAGTGATGGAAAGCGGCCTCCGCCTGGGGCCGGTAGGCAGCCGCATCGTCGGAGAGGTCTTTATCGGACTGCTCAAAGCCGATGAAGATTCGTACCTGGCAAGCCAACCGCGCTGGAAACCGGTTTTACCATCGGCAACGCCCGGCGATTTCAGAATTACCGATCTGTTGAAACTCGCTGGTGTGGTCCCGCCGCTCAACTGA